The following nucleotide sequence is from Campylobacter showae CSUNSWCD.
TAACTTCGCCTTTGTCGTGCTTTTCGTCGCACTCGGCGACCCATACGTTAGGGCAGTATTTTTTAAATTTGTTCATCTTTTCTCCTTTTGGTTTTTGTATCCTAAAGCAAGCCCCGCGAGTTGTGTTAAACCAAATTTTTACCTTAAGGAGATTAAATGCTTGCGTGAGTTTGCGGGACTTGCGTTAAGATACGGTGGCGGACGGCAGGAGTCGAACCTGCATTCCAAAAGCTCGTTTTCCGGACGTCCAAGAGTTTTCCGATTAGCATACGTCCGCCATATAAAATTGCGTGGATTTTTCAAGCTCTGAATATGCCGTAAAGGCAAAACACGCGCGATCAGGGCTGGTCTGGCTAGGGCAATATCGCTTCCCTAGTGCGCTAACCCGTAGCTTTAGGTTACGTAACCTCGGCGTGGGTCGCCTTGTCCATTTGGATAAGTGAATATTACCAAAGATAATATAAGAGTAAGCTTAAAATTTATTATCAATAGTAATATTTTCTGAGATATAATTCTTTAGAAACTTTTTATTAAAAAGGAGTAACGATGGCGAGGAAAATACTGTTTGCTATACTAGCAGTTTGTTTGCTGGGGCCTATGGGCTCTTTTGCTTACGGCAAGAGCGTGAGCGGCTACCATAAAAGAAACGGCGCTTACGTAAAATCCTATCACAGGACGAGCAAAGATCGCACGCAGAGAAATAATTGGTCGTCGAAAGGCAATGTAAACCCATATACGGGTAAAAAAGGCACAAAAAGGCCTAAGTGGTAAAGGCAAAAAATGGCTAAAAATAAAGTTATTGCGGGAGCTTATGAGGGTTGGGACGTAGTTAGGAGTTTTGGGATAGTAACTTTTCATACAATGAAAGAGGGCGGGATGTTCCTCGGGAAAACAGTATATTTAGACGGAAACATAACGCACTACGAAATACTTGACGAAAATAGTACCAAATCTGCATCAAGCGCCATAATCAGGGGCGGGCTGGGTGCTGTTTTATTAGGACCAATAGGGCTACTTGCTGGATTTAGTGCAAAGAATAATAAGGTTAAATTAATAGCCTTAAAATTCAAAGACGGACAAGAATGCGTGGTAGATGTTGACGACAAGATTTTTCAAATCATCTTAAAATATTGCCACAATGCAAAATCAAGCTTTGACGATATGCCCGTATCACAGCAAATTGAGCAAAAAACATCTGAAGCTGATGAAATAATGAAGTTTAAAGATTTGCTAGATAAGGGCATTATAACGCAAGAGGAATTTAACGCAAAGAAAAAGGAAATCTTTAAAATTTAGCGTTTCCTCCACTCCCACGGCGGGATAGGCTCTTTATCTCGCCAAAGCCCGAGCTTTTGAGATTTCGCATTGCTTTCTTGCGCGGTATATTTCTTTGAAAATTTGCGATACGCCCACGCATAGCCATTTTCTACCATTTGGGCGTTGATGTCCGCTCCGTTTAGATAGATCGTGCCGATCGTGCGCTTGTATCTATCTTTGCCGTTTTCATCGACTTCTACAACTTCGCCCGCTATCAAATTTGCCAAAAACTGCTTTGACTTCTTGCCGTAGGGCTGCTTGAGTTCGGGCGCGTCAATGCCGAATAGCCTTACTTTGATTTGTTGTTTATCTTGCAATATCGTGATCGTGTCACCGTCTGAAATTTTAACGACTTTGGCAGGGTGGGCGAGAAGTGAGAGGGCTGCTAGGACAAGGAATAACATTTGCTTCATATTTAAGATTTCCACTCATTTTAAGCATTATTATAGCAAAAAGCGTATATTATAACACTCGATTGAGGCAAAAATGAACGAAAAAGACATAAAAATACAAGTGATCGACTGGCTACATAAAAACGAAAAGCACGCAGTTATTGTCCCAGAAGTTACTTTGGGAGACAGCTTTTATGATAGGGTAAGGGCTGATGTTCTTGCGCTCAATGGCTCAATTTCTATTTATGAAATAAAATCCGAAAAAGATACTCTAGACAGACTTGATAACCAAATAGAAAAATATACAAGATATGCAAACAAAGTATCGGTAGTTGTTGATAGTAAATTTTTAGGCAAAATGGTTTTACCAGATAGTGTCGGTATATACACGATTAACAACAAAAAGATTGAGGAAATCAAAGAGCCAAAAGTCCGAGAATTGAGTGTAGATATTTATTTAAAATACTGGTGGGGTATAGAATTTAAAAAAGCATTAAGAGGTATCCCGTATGCCTCAAACCTACATTTAGAAGCTGCTATGTCTAAATTTAAAGAGCTTTTTACTGATGAAGAGATAAAGAATTTAACTCTTATTAGGTTAAAAGAAAGATATTGCAAAGAAAGCAATATCATAAAAGAGCTTATCAAAAACAAAGAATATGATAAGCTTATGCCTAAGAGAGTTTTTGAAAAAGAAACGAAGAATATCAAGGTAACCCCTATTGTTGATATGCCAAAAGGCGTTCTAATGGGGTTACCGCATAAAGACTTTTTATTTTAGTAAATTTGCCATAACTGACATATGGTGTGTCATCATATTTGTTTTCCAGCTAGCGGGACTTCCTGTATTCTTGCCGCCGATATTTTCATCGATAGTATCTTTTATGTATTGGCATCCGCAGCAATGGTCTTCACTCAAATATTTATTTGAGTTAAATATCTCATTTGCTATTTCTGGATACTTTTTGAATTCTCTTATGCAATTTGACTTATACACCATAATGTCCCCATTGTTTAAAGTGTATTTCACCATAGGGTAAAATCCATATACTGGTGTATTTTCATCTGTAAATTTATTTTTCTCGTCTATTGTATAATCTGAGTAATATAAGTCTAAATTTGTATATTTTTCCCTTAGCAACAGATATGTTTGTAAGAGGTTGTTCTCAACAATACATCCTGCGTTAAAATCTTCATCTTCATAGCTAGGAAAGCAATTAGATGTAACTGGGAGCAACGACCCGCATATTACTATCTTTTTGATACTTTCGTCTATCATTGCCAACATATGGTCTATGGTGTTGGAAAAATACTCAAGCATAAGATCGGTGCTTGTTATTTTATAGGCGTAATCTATGTCTATAAAAAATGTAATGTTATCAAACGTATTTAGCATTAGCAAGATGGTTTCAAGATTATCTGGGATTTTTAAGCTAGCAATACTATTTAGTTTAACTGCATATTCCCTGAACCCAATGCTTATTAGTTTTTTCATAGATAGTATTATGTCTCGCTTTGACAGAACGTCAAAATGAGAAGAGTTAATAACTGGGATCATATCAGGGAACAATAGATGTAATTTCTCAAATGTATCAACACTCTCTTTAAAGTTATGCAAGAACTCTAAATTCAAAAAGAATTTCCTGTTGGTAAAAGATAATTTTGATAACTCTACCTTATCTTGTTGAAAAACCTCTATAAGCGGCACAATACTTTCTTTGGTTGAATATTCAAGTTTGTTATAAGCTGAAACATCGACTTTTTCATTGTATTTTAGTATTGGTATGTATTTCATATTTTATCCTTTTTGATTTGAACTTCTAGTATTTTTTCTATCCCCCTCTCTATGTTTCGAGTTTTTATTTTTGCCGCCATACTTTTATCTACATTTGTCGTATATACTCCGTCTTCTTTTTCTGCTCCTTTAAGTGCTATGTCAAGCTCGATATTTACAATATTTCTTTTTTCTTCCAATGTTAGACACTTGTTGTTTTTTGCTACACTATGATCCCAGTCTTTATTTCTACCAAGCTCAAGAGCCGACAGTAGCTCCGCATATTCTTGTTTTGGTAAATTATTAATGTAATCATTAGCCTTTTCTTCATTGAGTGCTTTTATTGCATTTGCATTTTCTCTTATCTTTTTTGTATTAATATTTTCCATAGTTGTAAAATCTCCTTTTTAACTTATTGGGTTTAATGGCTTAAAGCTTTTTCAAGCAACTTATGTTTTATTTTATTTAGTCTTAAAAATAGTCTTTCTACATCTCGCACCTCCTACCTTATCTCCTGACCCGAGCATAACCCCTTGTAAAATTTTGTAGTAGGGATTATTTAAAACCTCTTTGAATTTATGGAGTAGCTACCGACTAGGCGCCCTATTTTATGCCCTGGTCGTCAAATACTAACCCTTTGTAAAACTCGTAATGTACCTTTCCACAAACTTTGCCTAAAATCTCGAAATTTTCGTCGGGAGCTATGGTTATGTCGCCGTAGCTTCTGTTTATGCTCATCATCCTTATGCCGCCCCTGGGCATAAATTCTACTTTTTTGATATACACGGCCTCATCAGACCTCACGACATAGACGCCGGCTATCTTAACAAAGTCGTAGCGGTGGTTTACCATATCGATTATCGCCACGTCGCCTTCGTAAAATTCCGGTTCCATACTATCGCCTACGATCTCGATAGCCCTTAAATTTTCAGGATTAAGTTTGCCTATGACGTGTCGCTCGACGGGAACGTAACCCTTCGTATTTAGCATAGCGACGTCAAAGAAGCCCTCGCTGCCTGCGCCCGCTACTATCTGAAGCTTCGGGATAAGAACCGCATCTTTTAATTGGCGATCCTCCGGGACAAGGTGGGCGTACCTTTCGAAATTGTCTTTTAGCTCTTTTTTTACGATGTCGCTTTTACTTTGAGTTTCGTCATCAAATAAATCTACGACGTTTTTACCTAGAATCTCTGCTATTAGTGGCAACTTTTCGAGCTCTGGCTTTGATGATTTTTTCTCTTTGCCATTTTTGCCTATTTCCCCGGGCTGTGTTTCGTAATGCGCTACAAGCCCTTGTGTTATCCCTAGCTTCTCTGCAAACTGTGCCTGCGTGAGCCCCGCCTCTAGTCTAAAAGCCTTAATTTTTTGATGAATATTCATTGTTAAAATCCTTTCTTAAATTTTATCAATT
It contains:
- a CDS encoding SHOCT domain-containing protein, encoding MAKNKVIAGAYEGWDVVRSFGIVTFHTMKEGGMFLGKTVYLDGNITHYEILDENSTKSASSAIIRGGLGAVLLGPIGLLAGFSAKNNKVKLIALKFKDGQECVVDVDDKIFQIILKYCHNAKSSFDDMPVSQQIEQKTSEADEIMKFKDLLDKGIITQEEFNAKKKEIFKI
- a CDS encoding thermonuclease family protein; translation: MKQMLFLVLAALSLLAHPAKVVKISDGDTITILQDKQQIKVRLFGIDAPELKQPYGKKSKQFLANLIAGEVVEVDENGKDRYKRTIGTIYLNGADINAQMVENGYAWAYRKFSKKYTAQESNAKSQKLGLWRDKEPIPPWEWRKR
- a CDS encoding sce7726 family protein, coding for MNEKDIKIQVIDWLHKNEKHAVIVPEVTLGDSFYDRVRADVLALNGSISIYEIKSEKDTLDRLDNQIEKYTRYANKVSVVVDSKFLGKMVLPDSVGIYTINNKKIEEIKEPKVRELSVDIYLKYWWGIEFKKALRGIPYASNLHLEAAMSKFKELFTDEEIKNLTLIRLKERYCKESNIIKELIKNKEYDKLMPKRVFEKETKNIKVTPIVDMPKGVLMGLPHKDFLF
- a CDS encoding beta family protein, which translates into the protein MKYIPILKYNEKVDVSAYNKLEYSTKESIVPLIEVFQQDKVELSKLSFTNRKFFLNLEFLHNFKESVDTFEKLHLLFPDMIPVINSSHFDVLSKRDIILSMKKLISIGFREYAVKLNSIASLKIPDNLETILLMLNTFDNITFFIDIDYAYKITSTDLMLEYFSNTIDHMLAMIDESIKKIVICGSLLPVTSNCFPSYEDEDFNAGCIVENNLLQTYLLLREKYTNLDLYYSDYTIDEKNKFTDENTPVYGFYPMVKYTLNNGDIMVYKSNCIREFKKYPEIANEIFNSNKYLSEDHCCGCQYIKDTIDENIGGKNTGSPASWKTNMMTHHMSVMANLLK
- a CDS encoding LexA family transcriptional regulator; translation: MNIHQKIKAFRLEAGLTQAQFAEKLGITQGLVAHYETQPGEIGKNGKEKKSSKPELEKLPLIAEILGKNVVDLFDDETQSKSDIVKKELKDNFERYAHLVPEDRQLKDAVLIPKLQIVAGAGSEGFFDVAMLNTKGYVPVERHVIGKLNPENLRAIEIVGDSMEPEFYEGDVAIIDMVNHRYDFVKIAGVYVVRSDEAVYIKKVEFMPRGGIRMMSINRSYGDITIAPDENFEILGKVCGKVHYEFYKGLVFDDQGIK